One stretch of Chroococcidiopsis sp. CCMEE 29 DNA includes these proteins:
- a CDS encoding GNAT family N-acetyltransferase, with protein sequence MSRIALQHSQPQPSPLNRSTSDQSLKLRLGSPADVQACAEICYEAFKTISEQHGFPPDFPVPEMAQGMMSMLFSHPDVYSVVAEMAGQIVGSNFLWEESTIAGVGPITIVPHIQNATLGRRLMEAVLERAQQQGFVGVRLVQAAFHNRALSLYTKLGFDVQEPLANLQGPALGLEIPGYAVRPATEEDLAACNRLCRQVHGFERGRELLQSIQQGTATVVEFDARITGYATLIGFFGHAVGESNEDLKALIGAAKSFEGSGFLLPTRNSQLFRWCLHHGLRIVQPMTLMSLGLYNQPAGAFLPSITF encoded by the coding sequence TAAAGCTCCGGTTGGGCAGCCCTGCGGATGTTCAGGCTTGCGCTGAAATCTGCTACGAAGCCTTCAAAACCATTTCTGAGCAGCATGGGTTTCCCCCCGATTTTCCGGTGCCTGAAATGGCTCAGGGCATGATGTCGATGCTGTTTTCGCACCCCGATGTTTACTCTGTCGTTGCTGAGATGGCTGGACAGATTGTCGGTAGCAACTTCCTGTGGGAAGAGTCAACTATTGCCGGGGTGGGACCGATCACCATTGTCCCCCATATTCAGAATGCTACCCTGGGTAGACGCCTGATGGAAGCGGTGCTGGAACGGGCACAACAACAAGGGTTTGTTGGGGTGCGCTTGGTGCAGGCTGCATTTCATAACCGAGCACTGTCGCTCTACACCAAACTGGGGTTTGATGTGCAGGAGCCACTGGCGAATCTGCAAGGACCAGCACTGGGGCTGGAAATTCCAGGGTATGCAGTCCGCCCAGCCACCGAGGAAGATTTGGCAGCCTGTAATCGTCTCTGTCGGCAGGTTCATGGTTTTGAGCGGGGTCGAGAACTGCTTCAGTCCATTCAACAAGGTACGGCGACCGTTGTAGAATTCGATGCTCGGATCACGGGCTATGCCACGCTGATCGGCTTCTTTGGTCATGCTGTTGGCGAAAGCAACGAAGACCTGAAGGCACTGATTGGTGCGGCAAAGTCTTTTGAGGGATCTGGATTTCTTCTGCCTACCCGCAACAGCCAACTGTTTCGCTGGTGTTTGCACCACGGACTGCGCATTGTGCAACCCATGACATTGATGAGTCTCGGTCTCTACAACCAACCTGCCGGTGCATTTCTGCCATCTATTACCTTTTGA
- a CDS encoding GMC family oxidoreductase N-terminal domain-containing protein: protein MTHYDYIVIGAGSAGCVVANRLTEDPETTVLLLEAGNPDTKPEIQIPADCLKLLGSEVDWGYFSEPEPYLNDRKIFCSRGKVLGGTSSINGMLYVRGNPHDYDHWQELGNPGWSSQDVLPYFKKSEHQQRGADAYHGVDGELSVTDLIAPTVISQRFIDAAMALGYDYNPDFNGMQQSGVGPYQFNIKDGKRHSTAAAFLVPIQRRPNLTVITGALVTRLLFEGTRAVGVEYLHSGMLHQVRVNREVILSAGAFDSPKLLMLSGIGDATHLQSLGISVVVDLPGVGQNLQDHVVVSVVYQATQNLHFASTSSIGEAGLFLHSEGNLEAIPDLQFFCGPIQFLPPGYTPSDFGFTGAVTLNRLRNIGSVSLRSPDPKDTPVIRLNCLQSEADVQKLVAAIKLMRQLFQNSAFDEFRGAEIAPGADVTNDKALVAYIRDTGSTFWHSVGTCKMGTDPMAVVDPELRVHRVEGLRVVDASIMPTITTGNPNAPTIMIGEKAADLIKVVD, encoded by the coding sequence GTGACTCACTACGACTACATTGTGATTGGTGCAGGCTCAGCAGGCTGTGTGGTTGCCAATCGTCTCACAGAAGACCCTGAAACAACGGTGTTGTTACTTGAAGCAGGCAACCCGGATACCAAACCAGAGATTCAAATCCCAGCAGATTGCCTAAAACTACTCGGCTCCGAGGTGGACTGGGGCTATTTCTCGGAACCCGAACCCTACCTGAACGATCGCAAAATCTTTTGTTCGCGCGGCAAAGTCTTAGGGGGCACCAGTTCGATTAATGGCATGCTCTATGTTCGAGGTAATCCTCACGATTATGACCACTGGCAGGAGTTGGGAAATCCCGGTTGGAGTTCTCAGGATGTCTTACCCTATTTCAAGAAATCTGAGCACCAGCAACGCGGTGCCGATGCATACCACGGGGTTGATGGGGAGCTGAGCGTTACCGATCTCATTGCTCCTACTGTGATTTCTCAACGATTTATAGACGCAGCGATGGCATTGGGCTATGACTACAATCCTGATTTCAACGGGATGCAACAGTCAGGGGTAGGACCATATCAGTTCAACATCAAGGATGGCAAGCGACACAGTACTGCTGCTGCCTTCCTGGTGCCCATTCAAAGGCGTCCCAATTTGACTGTAATCACTGGGGCGTTGGTCACTCGATTGTTGTTTGAGGGAACCCGCGCCGTTGGGGTGGAATATCTGCACTCTGGAATGCTGCACCAAGTCAGGGTTAATCGGGAAGTGATTTTAAGTGCGGGCGCGTTCGATTCGCCCAAGCTGCTGATGCTATCTGGCATTGGGGATGCAACACACTTGCAATCATTGGGGATTTCTGTCGTCGTCGATCTGCCGGGTGTCGGTCAAAACCTGCAAGACCACGTTGTCGTTTCTGTGGTATACCAGGCAACTCAGAACTTACACTTTGCAAGCACTAGTAGTATCGGGGAAGCTGGATTATTTTTGCATAGCGAGGGGAATTTGGAGGCTATACCAGATTTACAGTTCTTCTGCGGTCCCATTCAGTTCTTACCGCCTGGCTATACTCCCTCTGATTTCGGATTCACAGGTGCAGTCACTTTGAACCGTCTCCGAAACATTGGTAGTGTCAGTTTGCGTTCGCCTGACCCCAAAGATACGCCGGTGATTCGGCTGAACTGTCTGCAAAGTGAAGCCGATGTGCAAAAGTTAGTGGCTGCGATTAAATTAATGCGCCAATTGTTCCAGAACAGTGCTTTTGATGAGTTTCGCGGTGCAGAAATTGCTCCGGGTGCCGACGTGACTAATGATAAAGCACTCGTTGCTTACATCCGAGACACTGGCAGCACGTTTTGGCATTCGGTCGGCACTTGTAAAATGGGCACTGACCCAATGGCAGTTGTAGACCCCGAACTACGAGTACATCGGGTTGAGGGATTGCGGGTCGTGGATGCCTCCATCATGCCAACGATCACCACAGGAAATCCGAACGCACCCACCATCATGATCGGTGAAAAGGCAGCCGATTTAATTAAAGTTGTAGACTGA
- a CDS encoding ScyD/ScyE family protein — MSQTVKTPQLSQIEVVASGLDSPRKLSFGPDEALYVAEAGRGGTGASILSSSGASVFYGATGAITRIQNEVAQRVVTGLPSLALPDGSDAVGVSDIEFDTDGNAYAIVGLASNPANRDEFLQVPDFSQLIAIDNFDGGATWTKLRDFGAYEQTNNPDGQNVDTNLYDLLIEDNTVYVIDAGANDLLSQRAFSGEPTLETVFPTRTTTDPLTGEVVRQAVPTSVAVGPDGALYIGELTGLPFQAKTAQVYRINAEGQPEVYAGGFTNITDIAFDDSGGLYVLEYDADGILNGSDAGALIYVSPDGKMRTTIADDELINPTGLEIGADGDIYISNKGFIAGQGEVLRLSLEKDTTFGCAPLYDSVKHCMMEIAADSDLANVSHPLLGHSFFVQSHLGA, encoded by the coding sequence ATGTCTCAAACAGTAAAAACGCCGCAGCTATCGCAAATTGAGGTTGTGGCATCGGGTCTAGATAGTCCACGTAAGTTGAGCTTTGGTCCGGATGAGGCACTTTATGTTGCCGAAGCCGGACGAGGAGGAACAGGCGCTAGTATTCTGTCTTCGAGTGGCGCGTCTGTGTTCTATGGCGCAACGGGTGCGATTACCCGAATTCAAAACGAGGTTGCCCAACGAGTTGTCACCGGACTCCCATCGCTGGCATTACCCGATGGATCAGATGCGGTGGGTGTCAGTGATATTGAGTTTGATACGGATGGAAATGCCTATGCGATCGTCGGTCTTGCCAGCAATCCAGCCAATCGCGATGAGTTCCTACAAGTTCCTGATTTTAGCCAGTTGATCGCAATCGATAACTTCGACGGTGGTGCAACCTGGACAAAACTGCGGGATTTTGGCGCGTATGAACAAACCAACAATCCCGATGGGCAAAACGTAGACACTAACCTCTATGACTTGCTGATTGAGGACAATACTGTATACGTCATTGATGCAGGTGCGAATGATTTGCTCAGTCAGCGAGCTTTTAGCGGCGAACCAACTCTAGAAACCGTCTTTCCAACTCGTACCACGACTGATCCACTCACAGGTGAAGTAGTGCGGCAGGCTGTCCCTACCTCAGTCGCCGTTGGCCCGGATGGTGCGCTCTATATCGGCGAATTGACTGGGCTTCCTTTTCAAGCAAAAACAGCACAAGTTTATCGCATCAATGCGGAAGGTCAACCAGAAGTCTATGCAGGCGGTTTTACGAATATCACTGATATAGCCTTTGATGACTCTGGAGGTCTGTATGTCCTGGAATATGATGCGGATGGGATCTTGAACGGTAGTGATGCAGGTGCGCTAATCTATGTGTCTCCAGATGGTAAAATGCGTACCACGATCGCGGATGATGAACTAATTAATCCGACGGGTTTAGAAATCGGTGCTGACGGTGACATTTACATTTCCAATAAAGGCTTTATCGCCGGACAAGGAGAGGTGCTGCGGTTGAGTTTAGAGAAGGATACAACCTTTGGTTGCGCTCCGCTGTATGACTCGGTGAAGCACTGCATGATGGAGATCGCGGCAGATAGCGATCTGGCGAATGTCTCCCATCCTCTGTTGGGTCATTCGTTTTTTGTCCAGTCACATTTAGGAGCTTGA
- a CDS encoding BBE domain-containing protein, translating to MPRAQHISQALKPYAFNGGYINLLDQEEQERVPLAFGSNYERLLDLKRRYDPDDVFDSTIGHVAP from the coding sequence TTGCCACGGGCACAGCACATCTCACAGGCACTTAAACCTTATGCCTTCAACGGGGGATATATCAACCTCTTGGATCAGGAAGAGCAGGAACGGGTTCCGCTCGCTTTCGGGTCGAACTATGAACGATTGCTCGACCTGAAACGGAGATATGACCCAGATGATGTCTTTGATTCGACGATCGGACACGTCGCACCCTAA
- a CDS encoding cupin domain-containing protein, producing the protein MMQSFWFFGSYLTILADRTTTGGQYDLIEGYFPLGSQTPPHRHTRYLEQLYVLEGEFTIWAGENKVVLSTGENFLIPVSTPHVVAAIGDQPARGLILAAPSAFARLIEATGTQNKAETPDMALFDRVSAEIGDEILGPPGTLPFAATET; encoded by the coding sequence ATGATGCAATCTTTCTGGTTTTTTGGTTCTTACCTCACTATCCTTGCCGATCGCACCACGACCGGAGGACAGTACGATCTAATTGAAGGTTACTTTCCACTTGGCTCCCAGACTCCTCCCCATCGCCACACGCGCTATTTGGAGCAACTCTATGTGCTGGAAGGAGAATTCACTATTTGGGCAGGTGAGAACAAGGTTGTACTCAGCACAGGTGAAAACTTCTTGATTCCGGTTAGCACACCTCACGTCGTTGCCGCAATTGGCGATCAACCCGCTCGTGGATTGATACTTGCTGCGCCCAGTGCCTTTGCTCGGTTAATTGAAGCAACGGGAACGCAGAATAAGGCAGAAACACCGGATATGGCGCTGTTCGATCGCGTTTCTGCCGAGATTGGCGATGAGATTTTGGGCCCGCCCGGAACCTTACCCTTCGCTGCTACGGAAACGTAG
- a CDS encoding NAD(P)/FAD-dependent oxidoreductase has product MMNTYSSSDLLDVIIVGAGPTGLSVALLLGRSRKHVLVIDSGQPRNALSHAANGFFSRDGIVPSELLQIGREQLQKYETVKFQIGKVIDAKPIETAPEKGDRFQVTLDTGEQLTTRKLLLATGVKDKLPEIEGFAQLWGTSVFHCPYCHGWEVRDQPLAIYGKGEAGFEMAQHLTGWSHDLILCSDGDAGLSDEQRTQLSTWSIQLREEKIAQLEQENGTLTGIRLTTGEVIPRRGVFVQSQPHQHSNLAQQLGCNLTDTGAVQVGEDKQTSIPGVYAAGDTVNLFSAISIVVAEGMMAGVFINRALIRENLMAPSH; this is encoded by the coding sequence ATGATGAATACTTACTCTTCGTCTGATCTTTTAGATGTGATTATTGTGGGTGCAGGTCCAACTGGACTCAGTGTTGCCCTGCTGCTGGGGCGATCGCGTAAACATGTTCTCGTCATCGACTCTGGTCAACCTCGCAATGCCTTGTCTCATGCAGCAAACGGCTTTTTTTCGAGAGATGGTATTGTCCCTTCTGAACTGTTGCAAATCGGACGTGAGCAGTTGCAAAAGTACGAAACTGTCAAATTTCAGATTGGTAAAGTGATAGATGCCAAGCCGATCGAAACTGCGCCAGAGAAAGGCGATCGCTTTCAAGTCACGCTCGATACAGGTGAGCAATTGACAACGCGAAAATTGCTGTTAGCGACAGGCGTAAAAGACAAACTGCCGGAGATTGAAGGCTTTGCCCAACTGTGGGGAACGAGTGTGTTTCACTGTCCCTACTGTCACGGTTGGGAGGTACGAGATCAACCACTGGCGATTTACGGCAAAGGAGAAGCGGGATTTGAAATGGCGCAACACCTGACAGGTTGGAGTCATGATTTAATCCTTTGCTCAGATGGCGATGCAGGCTTAAGCGACGAGCAAAGAACACAACTATCAACTTGGAGTATCCAATTGCGTGAAGAAAAGATAGCTCAACTGGAGCAAGAAAATGGAACATTGACTGGAATTAGGCTGACTACTGGCGAAGTCATTCCCCGGCGCGGCGTTTTTGTCCAATCTCAACCGCACCAGCATAGTAATTTAGCACAACAGTTGGGCTGTAACCTCACTGACACTGGTGCAGTACAAGTGGGCGAAGATAAACAAACTTCTATTCCGGGTGTGTATGCAGCCGGAGACACGGTAAATCTGTTCTCGGCAATTAGCATTGTTGTGGCAGAGGGAATGATGGCAGGCGTGTTCATCAATCGGGCGCTGATTAGAGAAAATTTAATGGCACCGAGTCATTAA
- a CDS encoding alpha/beta hydrolase, with product MSKIKPSIVLVHGSWADGTSWQHIIPLLIQDGYNVTAVQNSLISLPDDIAITKRVIDAQPEPVVAVGHSYGGAVITGAAVGSPHVKALVYIAGWALAPGDSISQLIGKYPPPPLVTAIVPDAGGFLYIDREKFHEVFAHDLSTAEAQVLAVAQKPAASITFEQSVESAAWQTIPSWYLLAQEDRAINPELQRFMASRIGAKITELQASHVSYISRSREVANLIIEAASSAVE from the coding sequence ATGTCCAAAATCAAACCTTCGATCGTTCTGGTTCATGGTAGCTGGGCTGATGGTACATCCTGGCAGCATATCATCCCACTTCTGATACAGGATGGCTATAACGTGACCGCTGTGCAAAACTCGCTGATTTCTCTTCCAGATGATATTGCTATAACCAAGCGGGTGATTGATGCTCAACCGGAACCTGTTGTTGCAGTGGGTCACTCCTACGGTGGAGCTGTGATCACAGGCGCGGCAGTTGGCAGCCCGCATGTGAAAGCCTTGGTTTATATCGCGGGTTGGGCATTAGCACCAGGCGACAGCATTAGCCAGTTAATTGGCAAATACCCGCCCCCTCCACTTGTCACAGCAATTGTCCCAGATGCAGGAGGCTTCCTTTACATCGATCGCGAGAAGTTTCACGAGGTTTTTGCTCATGATCTATCGACAGCCGAAGCGCAGGTGCTGGCAGTGGCACAAAAGCCTGCCGCTAGCATCACGTTTGAGCAATCGGTGGAAAGCGCAGCTTGGCAGACCATTCCCTCATGGTATCTCTTAGCTCAGGAAGACCGAGCCATTAACCCTGAGCTTCAGCGATTCATGGCAAGCCGAATCGGTGCCAAAATAACTGAGCTTCAAGCAAGCCATGTGTCCTATATCTCTCGTTCCAGAGAGGTTGCCAATCTGATTATTGAAGCAGCAAGCTCTGCTGTGGAGTAA
- a CDS encoding alternative oxidase: MKVLIRAIVSFFVFVVDVVYGNRSYARFYVLETIARVPYFSYLSVLHLYETLGYWRKADWLKVHFAETWNELHHLLIMESLGGNRLWIDRFVAEHIAVAYYWIVVPLYMALPKYAYYLMELIENHAYHTYDGYLNEHEIELKAQPAPQIAIDYYRDGDLYMFEEVQTTLGSTFRRPHVDTLYDVFVNIRDDECEHIKTMVALQQPDARLTFKSPHTLVKVVATSANDTN, encoded by the coding sequence ATGAAAGTTTTAATTCGAGCGATCGTGAGTTTTTTCGTTTTCGTTGTTGATGTTGTGTACGGCAATCGTTCCTATGCTCGGTTTTATGTGCTAGAAACGATCGCGCGTGTCCCTTACTTTTCCTATCTATCTGTGCTGCATTTGTACGAAACGCTGGGTTACTGGCGCAAAGCAGATTGGTTGAAAGTTCACTTTGCTGAAACCTGGAACGAACTGCATCATTTATTAATCATGGAATCGCTCGGCGGCAATCGGCTGTGGATTGATCGCTTTGTTGCGGAACACATTGCAGTTGCATACTATTGGATTGTCGTGCCGCTCTACATGGCGTTACCTAAGTATGCCTATTACTTGATGGAACTGATCGAAAATCATGCTTATCACACCTACGATGGCTACTTGAACGAACATGAAATAGAACTCAAAGCGCAACCTGCTCCCCAGATTGCGATCGACTACTACCGAGATGGCGATCTTTATATGTTTGAAGAAGTTCAGACGACACTCGGTTCCACCTTTCGCCGTCCTCATGTCGATACTCTCTATGACGTATTTGTGAACATTCGTGATGATGAATGTGAACACATAAAAACGATGGTGGCACTTCAGCAACCGGATGCGCGACTCACTTTCAAAAGTCCTCATACTCTAGTAAAAGTGGTTGCAACTAGCGCAAATGACACAAATTGA
- a CDS encoding transposase — translation MTLTATKPTTQVETLAKLYLEGKPAEISDEVIAQLCDWLMTEFQQLPLNLQFSDYMRYSDAKEMFADVERGQLWVAADSYDSIIYPNPIYGFIFQGMHDYDHYLSDTDFSLEGEIAAYHFTAKRVPSLEIQKILYSEIVLRSAAYLYLGHAPVPKIVFP, via the coding sequence ATGACGCTCACAGCTACAAAACCAACTACTCAAGTTGAAACGCTTGCCAAACTCTACCTAGAAGGCAAGCCAGCCGAAATTTCTGATGAAGTGATCGCGCAACTCTGTGATTGGCTCATGACGGAATTCCAGCAGTTGCCGCTGAATCTACAATTCTCAGACTACATGCGTTACTCAGATGCCAAAGAGATGTTTGCGGATGTTGAGCGAGGACAACTTTGGGTTGCTGCCGATAGCTATGATTCCATCATTTATCCCAACCCGATCTATGGCTTTATTTTTCAAGGAATGCACGACTACGACCACTACTTAAGCGACACAGATTTCAGCTTAGAAGGAGAAATCGCGGCTTATCACTTCACCGCAAAGCGAGTCCCCAGCTTAGAGATTCAGAAGATTCTTTACTCTGAAATTGTATTGAGATCGGCTGCCTATCTCTATCTTGGACACGCACCAGTCCCCAAGATTGTATTTCCGTAA
- a CDS encoding IS6 family transposase, which translates to MYSRHRFPGEIISYCVWLYYTFPLSYRDIEKMMLYRGIEVTYESIREWCQKFGQQYANQIRRKRPYLTDKWHLDEVVVTLKKQQSYLWRAVDSEGNVLDVLLQRHRDTKAAKQFFRKLLKKQGFAPRVIVTDKLKSYEAANKQVLKGVEHRQHQGLNNRAENSHQPTRVRERRMRKFKSPRQAQRFLSAFGPIREYFHPKQHQLRAKPYRQQLRQRFEDWREVACLKPAA; encoded by the coding sequence ATGTATTCTCGCCATCGATTCCCCGGAGAAATTATCAGCTACTGTGTTTGGCTCTACTACACCTTTCCCTTGAGCTACCGAGACATTGAGAAAATGATGCTATACCGGGGGATTGAGGTGACCTACGAATCGATTCGGGAATGGTGTCAGAAGTTCGGACAACAATATGCCAATCAGATTCGGCGCAAACGACCTTATCTTACGGACAAATGGCATCTCGATGAGGTTGTGGTGACGCTCAAAAAACAGCAATCCTATTTGTGGCGGGCAGTGGACTCTGAAGGCAACGTCCTGGATGTCCTGCTGCAACGGCATCGCGACACGAAGGCGGCGAAGCAATTCTTCCGCAAACTCCTGAAAAAACAAGGCTTTGCTCCACGCGTAATCGTGACCGACAAGCTCAAGAGTTACGAAGCAGCCAACAAGCAAGTGCTCAAGGGTGTGGAACATCGACAGCACCAGGGATTGAATAATCGAGCGGAGAACTCCCATCAGCCCACCAGAGTTCGAGAGCGACGAATGCGAAAATTCAAATCTCCCAGACAAGCACAGCGCTTTCTTTCTGCATTTGGACCGATTCGAGAATACTTCCATCCAAAACAACATCAACTCAGGGCAAAACCCTATCGCCAACAACTGCGCCAACGATTTGAAGATTGGCGAGAAGTTGCTTGTCTCAAACCTGCTGCGTAA
- a CDS encoding alpha/beta hydrolase: MQAINHRLIETNGIKIHIAEQGRGKLVILCHGFPECWYAWRHQMAAIAEAGFHVIAPDLRGYGQTDQPKSVEAYNILELTSDIVGLVHALGQEQAMIVGHDQGAPLAWHCALLRPDLFKAIALLSVPYRARVWDSNPPTELLKRMAGEQQLYVLYFQEQGLAEAELEADVRKSLRMMLYSASGDAPPEKRWRFLFDKSETFLDSVAEPEQLPSWLSEQDLDFLTQEFERTGFRGGLARYRNLDRDWQLTSFLSGAKLQQPALFIGGEFDAAVTMNRDLINQLEKTMPNLRKQVLLPNTGHWIGQERPTEVNQLLIEFLTQAA, from the coding sequence ATGCAAGCAATCAATCATCGCCTCATTGAGACGAACGGCATCAAAATACATATCGCTGAGCAAGGTCGAGGAAAGCTTGTCATCCTGTGTCATGGGTTTCCAGAATGCTGGTACGCTTGGCGACATCAGATGGCAGCGATTGCAGAAGCTGGATTCCACGTTATTGCACCCGATCTACGGGGTTACGGACAAACCGATCAGCCCAAGTCAGTTGAGGCATACAACATTCTTGAGTTAACGAGCGATATCGTCGGGCTAGTTCATGCGCTGGGTCAAGAACAAGCGATGATCGTCGGGCACGATCAAGGTGCACCTTTGGCTTGGCATTGTGCCTTGTTACGTCCAGATTTGTTTAAAGCGATCGCCTTGCTGAGCGTTCCTTATCGCGCCAGAGTTTGGGACAGTAACCCCCCAACGGAACTACTAAAACGAATGGCAGGTGAGCAACAGCTATATGTGTTGTATTTTCAGGAACAAGGGTTAGCAGAGGCAGAACTAGAAGCGGACGTTCGTAAGTCTCTTCGCATGATGCTCTATTCCGCATCTGGAGATGCACCTCCCGAAAAAAGGTGGCGGTTTCTATTCGACAAATCAGAAACATTTCTGGACAGTGTCGCTGAACCGGAGCAGCTTCCGAGTTGGTTGAGCGAGCAAGACCTTGATTTTCTTACCCAGGAGTTTGAGCGAACCGGATTTCGAGGTGGGTTGGCTCGCTATCGAAACCTGGACAGAGATTGGCAACTTACGTCCTTTTTGAGTGGCGCGAAGCTCCAGCAACCTGCTTTGTTTATTGGGGGAGAGTTCGATGCAGCCGTGACGATGAATCGAGATCTCATCAACCAGCTAGAAAAAACAATGCCGAACTTGAGAAAACAGGTATTGCTGCCAAACACCGGACATTGGATTGGGCAGGAACGCCCCACAGAGGTCAATCAATTGCTCATTGAGTTTTTGACACAAGCGGCATAA
- a CDS encoding IS1-like element transposase: MIKQVLHCPNCQGKDIVKHGKSPEGKQRYKCRETACDGRTFILDYAYPGQSRMVKKQILDMALNGSGVRDTARVLHISPSTVIRELKKKNHNYNK; the protein is encoded by the coding sequence ATGATTAAACAAGTACTACACTGTCCTAATTGTCAGGGTAAAGATATTGTTAAACATGGCAAGTCTCCAGAAGGAAAGCAGCGATATAAATGTCGGGAGACTGCCTGCGATGGTCGCACATTTATCTTAGATTATGCTTACCCTGGTCAATCCAGGATGGTGAAAAAACAGATTTTGGATATGGCGCTCAATGGCAGTGGGGTTCGAGATACAGCGCGAGTTTTACATATCAGTCCCAGTACAGTCATTCGGGAATTAAAAAAAAAGAACCACAACTACAACAAGTGA
- a CDS encoding IS110 family transposase, translating into MKNTEQTSYAGKEVFIGIDVHKKSYSVVARCDKEVVKKWTTAASPKELSQQLQRYFSGAIVYSVYEAGFSGFALHRELVKHEINNIVVHAAAIEVAVNNRVKTDKRDAQKMAALLEAGRLKGNRIPTESEEQRRMLTRTRQQLVEERTAIKNKIRMKFHQLGLIEYDENRPMSHKLVKELLNGADSSEFRLVIQAYWNIWKKLDEEICNLASAIKEQAKTDPLDATYRWAPGVGPLSARILAPELGDMSQFNNERQLFSYTGLTPWEYSSGKNIRRGHISRQGNSRLRAILVESAWRAIQKDRALGEFFERLYPRTGKKRAIVAVARKLIGRIRAAFHNQVNYQMEYRNSKALTA; encoded by the coding sequence ATGAAAAATACAGAACAAACTTCATACGCTGGGAAAGAAGTCTTCATAGGAATTGATGTCCATAAGAAAAGTTATTCAGTGGTTGCTAGATGTGACAAAGAAGTTGTCAAAAAATGGACAACGGCGGCATCACCAAAAGAGTTATCACAACAGCTTCAGAGATACTTTAGTGGAGCGATCGTTTATTCAGTTTATGAAGCAGGATTTTCAGGATTTGCTCTGCATCGAGAGCTAGTAAAACATGAAATTAACAATATCGTAGTTCATGCCGCTGCAATTGAAGTTGCTGTCAACAACCGTGTTAAAACTGACAAACGGGATGCTCAAAAAATGGCGGCGCTGCTTGAGGCAGGGCGCTTAAAAGGCAATCGGATTCCTACTGAGTCCGAAGAGCAGCGTCGAATGCTGACGCGAACCAGACAACAGCTGGTTGAAGAGCGAACGGCAATCAAAAATAAAATCAGAATGAAATTTCACCAACTCGGGCTGATTGAGTATGACGAGAATCGGCCCATGAGCCACAAGCTAGTCAAAGAACTGCTGAATGGTGCAGATTCATCCGAGTTTAGGCTCGTGATTCAAGCCTACTGGAATATTTGGAAGAAACTAGATGAGGAAATCTGCAATCTGGCTAGCGCGATTAAGGAGCAGGCCAAAACCGATCCTCTTGACGCAACCTACCGTTGGGCACCTGGAGTTGGTCCGCTTTCTGCTCGGATTCTTGCTCCGGAGTTGGGAGATATGTCTCAATTTAACAATGAGCGCCAGTTGTTTTCCTACACGGGTTTAACACCCTGGGAGTATTCTAGTGGCAAAAATATTCGCCGGGGGCATATCAGTAGACAAGGAAATAGCCGATTGAGAGCAATACTAGTAGAGAGCGCGTGGCGGGCAATCCAGAAGGACAGAGCATTAGGGGAGTTCTTTGAGAGACTGTATCCTCGAACTGGGAAAAAGCGAGCGATTGTTGCTGTTGCTAGAAAACTGATTGGTCGGATTCGGGCAGCTTTCCACAACCAAGTTAATTACCAAATGGAATATCGAAATTCTAAGGCTCTTACAGCTTAA